ttgtaaaattTGTTTACATTAAAAAAAGGTAAAAAGGAGTATTTAAACAGCATTTATAGTGCTCATCCAAAGCCCCTAGATCGAGAGCTCTTGTGTGTGCATGTGGGTGTGAGCTTGCTGCGCCAAAACGAGGGGTGGGGTGGCGGCCATGGCAATGTGCTGCAATGTGAACAAAGAGCAATTAAAAAGATAGAGGGGGGAACAGAGAAGAATCGGAATAACTGCAGCACTGCTGCTTTGCTTTCTCTCCCACACACCCGCCTACCTCTCAGATAGCAGGGCAATGAGACGGCAATAGGCTATTGTGAAAGGAAAGGTGAAGATCGCATAAGTGAATTGGAAATTGATTGAAAACCAATTTTGTTTCGCGTCCGTCGTTCGCAGAAGCAGTAGCAGAGGCAGACACGCTGACGCATCTGAGGAGACTGCAATTCGATGTTGTGCTTATGAGCTAGCAGTCAAGACGGCAGCCAAGGAACACGCGGGGGACAGGCCGATGTCTGGATCTGGACGCGCAGCCCACAGAGACACGTAGCAGATAGCTAAAGGAACTTGATTGGGGCAATTGCAACGGACACGGCAAAGGCAACGGCGAGGGCAAAGACAAGGGAACTGCATTCACGTGGGTGGCAGGTGACCTAATTTAGACGGCAGAAGAAGGTAAGTCATCGGacagcagaaacagcagcatCAGCTGCTCTCCAATCTTAATTTTGAACTGATGAGATAGGGCTTATCTTTCAGGGCAGTCCCGCGAAATAGTGAACGAGAGAGACACGCTTGGCTGGCGTTTTGGTTTGTCTGTGAAGTGAATGAAGTTCGTTTCGGCTGTTCTCTTATGTTAATTGAACTTAGATCATCAACGTGCACTGCCATTAGCTGTATACCTAAATAATATACAATATATCTTAACGTAACTAGTAGATTTAAACGTAACACAAATCAGCAAGTAATGTCCAACTCCAACCACTACAACAactaccagcagcagcagcagcagccgcaccaTTCCAGCAGCAATGGGGACGAGTACCAGCATCAGCAGATGGTCCATCAGCCGCATCAGCAGCGATACTCGAACGGCCATGGTATGAAGAGCGTCGCTGTGCCGGACATGTGCCTCTTCTGCTTCGAGGTGCTCGACTGCGAGCTGAACAACATCGACGGGCCGGGGGTGCCGATTTTCAGCAACGATGCCTATCCCTTGTTCGTTACCTGGAAAATCGGACGCGACAAGCGACTGCGCGGCTGCATCGGCACCTTCAGCGCCATGGAGCTGCACAACGGCCTGCGTGAGTACGCTCTGACCAGCGCCTTCAAGGACTCTCGCTTTGCCCCCATCTCGCGCGACGAGTTCTCTAGGCTGACAGTCTCTGTGTCTATTCTGCAGAACTTCGAGGAAGCCCAGGGCCATTTGGACTGGCAGCTCGGCGTCCACGGTATTCGCATCGAGTTTCTCACGGAGCGCGGCTGCAAGCGCACTGCTACCTACCTCCCGCAGGTGGCCACCGAACAGGGCTGGGATCAGCTGCAGACAATTGATTCGCTGCTGCGCAAGGGCGGCTATCGCGCAGCCATCACCCAGGAGATGCGCAAGTCCATCAAGCTTACACGCTATCGCTCGCAGGAGATCCAGATGCACTACAAGGAGTACCGCGAGCACTTGGATCGCCGCGGCGGACAGTTCGGGAAGGTGCAGTGCTAACAATTAAACAGGCCGGCGGCGAGGCAATGATCCTGGCTGAGGGCGGGCGTGGTGATTGTTGTgctcctgttgctgctggcctTCGAGTTGAGTCAGGGCATTGGAGTGCCGCTCACCCTGCAGCTGGGCGGCCGCTCGCTTGTTCCGAGTTCTTAGCTCTTTATttcgataaaaaaaaaaacttttatCCCACACACAAAAGATTTCAAGTAGCTTCTACTTTGTCGCCTTTTTCTTACATATACAATTAAATGCTTTATATACTTAACAGTCGCCCCCACGAGCGGCGCGGATCCATTAGAAAGTTTGAAAGTAAAATTCAATGTTTGGCATATTCTCGTATTATTTAAGTTCTTTGTAATCGGATTTCGTTAACGTTCGCGTTCTTTAATGTTGTCGCCCCGCCTGCGGCCTCTGCTTCTCTTGGTTTCCTCCTTCAAATCagaaacaaacacacacaacaaatatatacatatatatatatatatatattgggATATATATTACCCGAATACCGAATGAATACAAAACGCAGATAATATGTAATTCAAGTAAAACCAAACGTTCAGCAATTATATTAATAGAtttaaaaactaaaacaaatTACC
This region of Drosophila miranda strain MSH22 chromosome 2, D.miranda_PacBio2.1, whole genome shotgun sequence genomic DNA includes:
- the LOC108156117 gene encoding uncharacterized protein CG5902, translating into MSNSNHYNNYQQQQQQPHHSSSNGDEYQHQQMVHQPHQQRYSNGHGMKSVAVPDMCLFCFEVLDCELNNIDGPGVPIFSNDAYPLFVTWKIGRDKRLRGCIGTFSAMELHNGLREYALTSAFKDSRFAPISRDEFSRLTVSVSILQNFEEAQGHLDWQLGVHGIRIEFLTERGCKRTATYLPQVATEQGWDQLQTIDSLLRKGGYRAAITQEMRKSIKLTRYRSQEIQMHYKEYREHLDRRGGQFGKVQC